From Nicotiana tabacum cultivar K326 chromosome 22, ASM71507v2, whole genome shotgun sequence, one genomic window encodes:
- the LOC107774705 gene encoding ylmG homolog protein 1-2, chloroplastic-like has product MASSSLMASQTLILRNYNLLSPNQNISTLSLSSSLNFSKPKFVSLAASSLRAPKPKKFTISASSSTVLQNPLPTKSNSADPLITGSIRTITTLIAITLTASKLFLHKACNLGFHGLGKSIVYSAGPMFFAALKDQPTGALNTPFTVVAAGMAKWLDIYSGVLMVRVLLSWFPNIPWDRQPLSAIRDLCDPYLNLFRNIIPPIFDTLDVSPLLAFAVLGTLGSILNSSRGAY; this is encoded by the coding sequence ATggcttcttcttctctcatggCTTCCCAAACCCTAATCCTCCGTAACTATAATCTTCTCTCTCCCAATCAAAACATCTCTACCCTCTCTCTTTCTTCATCTCTCAATTTCTCCAAACCCAAATTCGTTTCGCTTGCAGCTTCTTCTCTCCGTGCACCTAAACCCAAGAAATTCACAATTTCCGCTTCATCTTCAACTGTTCTCCAAAACCCATTAcccacaaaatcaaattcagcTGACCCTTTAATCACTGGCTCTATCCGCACAATCACAACCCTCATCGCAATCACCTTAACGGCGTCAAAGTTGTTCTTGCACAAAGCTTGCAACTTGGGTTTTCATGGGCTGGGTAAATCGATTGTATACTCTGCTGGGCCTATGTTCTTTGCTGCCCTTAAAGACCAGCCAACTGGGGCACTGAACACTCCTTTCACGGTGGTGGCGGCTGGGATGGCGAAATGGCTTGATATATACAGTGGGGTTTTGATGGTTAGGGTTTTGCTCAGTTGGTTTCCCAATATACCATGGGACAGGCAGCCGTTATCTGCTATTAGAGACCTTTGTGATCCTTATTTGAATCTCTTCAGGAATATTATTCCCCCAATTTTTGATACCTTGGATGTTAGTCCGCTTTTGGCTTTTGCAGTGTTGGGTACGCTTGGGTCCATTCTTAATAGCAGCAGGGGAGCGTACTGA